The proteins below are encoded in one region of Fimbriimonadaceae bacterium:
- a CDS encoding dihydrodipicolinate synthase family protein, whose protein sequence is MLSPGVYPAAITPFGVDGRVDEASLARLLAWFEAAGCQGVVVAGTNGEGPSLSAVEKRDLARVACRLRGSLRIVTGVATPSLDEAKWLLSQAGKAGVDAGLVMPPSYFRRATEAGLLQWFREVLEDSPVPILVYNYPKMTGIELSPEFVTQLAGHSQFLGLKDSSGVAQNLPAFREALPDKLLFVGDETLLGEALREGWTGTISGVGNVAPAFLVQAVRERSEPKLRIVQELAARLRALPQPETHKAVLHALGVIERPTPRLPLVTGSPDEALQALEAQIGLPRASSS, encoded by the coding sequence GTGCTCTCACCCGGCGTCTACCCTGCGGCCATCACCCCTTTCGGGGTGGACGGCCGCGTCGATGAAGCCTCGCTGGCGCGCCTCCTCGCTTGGTTCGAAGCGGCGGGGTGCCAGGGCGTGGTGGTGGCCGGCACCAACGGTGAGGGGCCTTCCCTCTCCGCGGTGGAAAAGAGGGACTTGGCGCGGGTCGCGTGCCGGCTCCGCGGCTCGTTGCGGATCGTGACAGGGGTCGCCACCCCGAGCCTGGACGAGGCGAAGTGGCTGCTCTCCCAGGCCGGGAAGGCAGGGGTCGACGCCGGACTGGTGATGCCCCCCAGCTACTTCCGCCGCGCCACCGAGGCGGGTTTGCTCCAGTGGTTCCGAGAAGTGCTCGAGGACAGCCCCGTCCCGATCCTCGTCTACAACTATCCCAAGATGACGGGGATCGAACTCTCGCCCGAGTTTGTCACCCAGCTCGCGGGCCATAGTCAATTCCTCGGGCTCAAGGACAGCTCAGGGGTCGCGCAGAACTTGCCCGCCTTCCGCGAGGCCCTGCCGGACAAGCTGCTCTTTGTTGGGGACGAAACCCTGCTCGGCGAGGCCCTGCGGGAGGGCTGGACAGGCACGATCAGCGGGGTGGGCAACGTCGCCCCCGCGTTCCTCGTGCAAGCCGTCCGCGAGCGAAGCGAGCCCAAGCTCCGCATCGTGCAAGAGCTGGCGGCCCGCCTGCGTGCCCTGCCCCAACCCGAGACTCATAAGGCCGTGCTCCACGCGCTCGGGGTGATCGAACGACCCACGCCCCGGCTGCCGCTTGTGACGGGCAGCCCAGACGAAGCCCTCCAGGCCCTGGAAGCCCAGATCGGCCTGCCTAGAGCTTCGTCTTCTTGA
- a CDS encoding HlyC/CorC family transporter, whose translation MTPEATTILVSVLLLIANGFFVLAEYGLVGARRSRLESLAKQGNRSAKLFLQADKELAKHIAGVQVSITIMGISIGAITEPFFTGLIEKPLSFLPESLVRMIAIVAVAYPLVVFGELVPKYWALQQPERAAMVTIGPLRFFNALLAPLVALTRWTGEFFLKRLGIDVSRVEHGVTREELALLVRSSIDEGQFEAEQAKMINRALRLDKLDAADVMIHRLDIKWLPAGLNREELGEALKAFPHSRIPVCQDDIDEVLGIVYLQDIVKHWGDPGFSLASVTRPAEFVPESLTLDRVVQRMREARTQILIVRDEYGGTSGLMTLEDVVEEIFGELEDSLESERPPIERTSRARVTARADVRYDELLDFLGLDEEGGALTTETLAEIVVNSLSRLPKTGDRVEIPVGTLIVENMSRRRITRIALIEPTRPVEEV comes from the coding sequence ATGACGCCTGAGGCGACCACCATCTTGGTGAGCGTCTTGTTGCTCATCGCCAACGGGTTTTTCGTCCTTGCCGAATACGGCCTCGTCGGTGCGCGCCGTAGCCGCCTCGAGTCCCTGGCCAAGCAGGGCAACCGTTCGGCGAAGCTCTTCCTGCAGGCGGACAAGGAGCTTGCCAAACACATCGCGGGGGTCCAGGTGAGCATCACGATCATGGGCATCTCGATCGGCGCGATCACCGAACCGTTCTTCACGGGCCTTATCGAGAAGCCCCTCTCGTTCTTGCCGGAGAGCCTGGTCCGCATGATCGCGATCGTCGCCGTCGCCTACCCGCTCGTGGTCTTCGGAGAGCTGGTCCCGAAGTATTGGGCGCTGCAGCAGCCGGAGCGCGCCGCAATGGTGACGATCGGGCCGCTCCGGTTCTTCAACGCGTTGCTGGCGCCGCTCGTGGCCTTAACTCGGTGGACCGGCGAGTTCTTTTTGAAACGACTGGGGATCGACGTGAGCCGGGTCGAGCACGGGGTCACTCGGGAAGAACTGGCTCTGCTTGTGCGGTCGAGTATCGACGAGGGGCAGTTCGAGGCTGAGCAGGCGAAGATGATCAACCGGGCGCTACGGCTGGACAAGCTCGACGCCGCCGACGTCATGATCCACCGCCTCGACATCAAGTGGCTGCCCGCCGGGCTCAACCGCGAGGAACTCGGCGAGGCGCTCAAGGCGTTCCCGCACTCGCGGATCCCGGTCTGCCAGGATGACATTGACGAAGTCCTCGGGATCGTCTATTTGCAGGACATCGTGAAGCACTGGGGCGACCCAGGCTTCTCACTCGCGAGCGTCACGCGGCCGGCAGAGTTCGTACCGGAGAGTCTGACTTTGGACCGGGTCGTGCAGCGCATGCGAGAGGCACGCACCCAGATCCTCATCGTCCGGGACGAGTACGGCGGCACTTCCGGATTGATGACCTTGGAGGACGTCGTCGAGGAGATTTTTGGCGAGCTGGAGGACAGCCTTGAAAGCGAACGGCCGCCCATCGAGCGGACTTCCCGGGCGCGCGTCACCGCCCGAGCGGACGTGCGGTATGACGAGTTGCTCGACTTCTTGGGCCTCGATGAGGAAGGGGGGGCGTTGACGACGGAGACCCTCGCTGAGATCGTCGTCAACAGCCTCAGCCGCCTGCCAAAGACCGGCGACCGGGTGGAGATCCCCGTTGGCACCTTGATCGTCGAGAACATGTCGCGAAGGCGCATCACGCGGATCGCGCTCATCGAACCGACCCGGCCCGTCGAGGAAGTTTAG